The following are from one region of the Moritella sp. 24 genome:
- the def gene encoding peptide deformylase yields MAILEVLHFPDDRLKKIAQPVQEITPAIQTIIDDMLETMYAEEGIGLAAVQVNILQRIVVIDLSGTRDEPLILINPVLTDKSGDTGIEEGCLSVPESRAFVPRAESVTVTALDRDGNEFTLEAHDLLAICLQHEVDHLNGKLFIDYLSPLKQQRIRKKLEKLARQNK; encoded by the coding sequence ATGGCTATATTAGAAGTTTTACATTTTCCTGATGATCGATTGAAAAAAATTGCTCAACCTGTGCAGGAAATCACACCAGCGATACAAACCATCATCGATGACATGCTCGAAACCATGTATGCCGAAGAAGGCATTGGTTTAGCCGCTGTACAAGTTAATATTTTACAACGCATTGTTGTTATCGATCTGTCAGGAACACGCGATGAACCTCTGATCCTTATCAATCCAGTACTTACCGATAAATCCGGTGATACAGGTATTGAAGAAGGTTGCCTATCGGTACCAGAATCACGCGCTTTTGTGCCTCGCGCAGAAAGCGTGACTGTAACAGCACTAGACCGTGATGGTAATGAGTTTACACTAGAAGCCCATGATTTATTAGCCATTTGTTTACAGCACGAAGTAGATCACCTGAATGGAAAACTCTTCATTGACTACTTATCGCCGCTAAAACAGCAAAGAATTCGAAAAAAGCTAGAAAAGCTAGCACGTCAAAACAAATAA
- a CDS encoding gamma carbonic anhydrase family protein — MSTSLREYRGISPQLANSAYVDKSAVLIGNITIDEDASIWPLVAARGDVNKISIGARTNVQDGCVLHVTRKSPANPNGIPLLIGEDVTVGHKALLHACTIGNRVLIGMGSIILDGAIIEDDVMIGAGTLVPPRKKLISGYLYIGSPAKQARKLTTEEIAFLKLSADNYVILKNEYIEDSQ; from the coding sequence ATGAGTACTTCACTTAGAGAATACCGAGGAATTTCACCGCAGCTAGCCAATTCAGCTTACGTTGACAAATCAGCAGTCCTTATCGGAAATATAACTATAGATGAAGATGCCAGTATATGGCCACTCGTTGCTGCACGTGGAGATGTAAACAAAATCAGTATCGGTGCGCGTACCAATGTACAAGATGGTTGCGTATTACACGTCACCCGTAAGAGTCCAGCAAACCCCAACGGCATTCCTTTACTGATAGGTGAAGATGTAACAGTTGGTCACAAGGCACTATTACATGCATGTACTATTGGTAATCGAGTACTCATCGGCATGGGATCAATTATACTTGATGGGGCGATTATTGAGGATGACGTCATGATCGGAGCTGGCACCTTAGTCCCACCACGAAAAAAATTAATCAGTGGTTATCTATATATAGGCAGCCCAGCAAAACAAGCTCGAAAATTAACAACAGAAGAAATCGCATTCTTAAAACTATCAGCTGACAATTACGTGATTCTTAAAAATGAGTATATTGAAGACAGCCAATAG
- a CDS encoding type I DNA topoisomerase: MSKSDDKLFTVHEHALEKEYETCPQCGAELSIKNSKSGPFLGCNNYPTCEYSRPLSNQSHFEDDKVLAGSVCPECQHELALKRGRYGFFIGCTQFPACNYMSKTETPDETGICCPQCKSGDLMQKKSRYGKIFYSCNKYPQCKYIINFKPVSESCPECQWAILVEKKTSNGKQLICPQKKCGYKRALLE; this comes from the coding sequence ATGTCTAAAAGTGACGACAAACTATTTACAGTTCATGAACATGCCTTGGAGAAAGAGTACGAGACGTGCCCGCAATGCGGTGCTGAGTTAAGTATTAAAAATTCCAAATCAGGCCCCTTTTTAGGTTGCAATAATTATCCAACTTGTGAATATTCACGCCCTCTATCAAATCAGTCTCATTTCGAAGATGACAAAGTACTTGCCGGTTCAGTATGCCCAGAGTGCCAGCATGAGCTCGCATTAAAGCGTGGCCGTTATGGCTTTTTTATCGGCTGCACTCAATTTCCAGCCTGCAATTACATGTCTAAAACAGAAACACCAGATGAAACCGGAATATGTTGCCCGCAGTGTAAATCGGGTGATTTGATGCAGAAAAAATCGCGTTATGGAAAGATATTTTATTCTTGTAATAAATACCCACAGTGTAAATACATTATTAATTTCAAGCCAGTTTCAGAATCTTGCCCAGAGTGTCAATGGGCCATTTTAGTTGAAAAGAAAACCAGTAATGGAAAACAACTTATTTGTCCACAAAAAAAATGTGGTTATAAGCGTGCTTTATTAGAATAG
- the fmt gene encoding methionyl-tRNA formyltransferase — MTKPLRIIFAGTPDFAAKHLSALLNSEHEVIAVYSQPDRPAGRGKKLKPSDVKQLAVSHDIPVYQPVSLRNEEAQQELAALNADLMVVVAYGLILPQIVLDTPRLGCINVHGSLLPRWRGAAPIQRSIWAGDSETGVTIMQMDLGLDTGAMLHKVTCPIADDETSASLYDKLAELGPQGLLETLAQISNNTAVAEVQDDEQANYASKLSKEEANIDWTQSAVEIERQVRAFNPWPVSYTQIAEQNVKIWQTSISEESTDAQPGTVIAATKQGIQVATGNGVLTLLNMQLAGKKAMPVQDILNARKEWFTVGQLLNSI; from the coding sequence TTGACTAAACCACTACGCATTATTTTTGCTGGCACACCCGATTTTGCCGCAAAACATCTCTCTGCATTATTAAATTCAGAGCATGAAGTGATCGCTGTATACAGCCAACCAGACCGTCCAGCTGGTCGTGGTAAAAAATTAAAACCAAGCGATGTAAAACAACTTGCAGTAAGCCATGATATTCCAGTTTACCAACCAGTTAGTTTACGTAATGAAGAAGCACAACAAGAATTAGCAGCGTTAAATGCAGATCTCATGGTTGTGGTTGCTTATGGCTTAATCCTGCCACAAATTGTACTCGATACTCCACGTTTAGGTTGTATTAACGTGCACGGTTCGTTATTACCAAGATGGCGTGGTGCAGCACCAATCCAACGTTCAATTTGGGCTGGCGATTCAGAAACTGGCGTAACGATTATGCAAATGGACTTAGGCCTAGATACCGGTGCCATGCTACACAAAGTTACATGCCCAATTGCTGATGATGAAACCAGTGCAAGTTTATATGACAAACTAGCAGAGCTCGGCCCACAAGGTTTGCTAGAAACATTAGCACAAATCAGTAACAACACAGCCGTTGCTGAAGTGCAAGATGACGAACAAGCAAACTATGCATCAAAACTAAGCAAAGAAGAAGCAAACATAGATTGGACTCAATCAGCTGTAGAAATTGAACGTCAAGTGCGTGCTTTTAACCCTTGGCCTGTAAGTTATACACAAATTGCTGAACAGAATGTTAAAATTTGGCAAACAAGCATCAGTGAAGAAAGTACCGATGCGCAGCCAGGCACTGTTATAGCGGCAACAAAACAAGGCATTCAAGTCGCAACGGGTAATGGCGTTTTAACGTTATTAAACATGCAGCTTGCAGGTAAAAAAGCCATGCCAGTTCAGGACATATTAAACGCTCGTAAAGAGTGGTTTACTGTTGGCCAATTACTTAATTCTATTTAA
- a CDS encoding L-threonylcarbamoyladenylate synthase, translated as MTINNRYITVNNSTAIRNAVTALQHQQVIAYPTEAVFGLGCDPMNEQAVQRLLTIKQRPVEKGLILIAANLAQLNDYVDLTLLSTAQINKINQTWPGPATWVMPAKAQVPKWLTGQFDSIAVRVSAHPTVQTLCLAFGGPITSTSANLTGLTPCVTAEEVAAQLESHLGAIVDEPVGELSQPTTITDALTGKVYR; from the coding sequence ATGACTATTAATAATAGATATATCACAGTGAATAATTCAACAGCTATTCGTAATGCCGTCACAGCATTACAACATCAACAGGTTATAGCCTATCCAACAGAAGCCGTTTTTGGGTTAGGTTGTGATCCAATGAATGAGCAAGCGGTTCAACGCTTATTAACCATCAAACAGCGTCCTGTTGAAAAAGGTTTGATCTTAATTGCTGCAAACTTAGCGCAGTTAAATGATTATGTCGATTTAACCTTATTATCTACAGCGCAAATCAATAAGATTAATCAAACTTGGCCTGGTCCTGCAACTTGGGTTATGCCTGCTAAAGCACAAGTACCGAAATGGTTAACAGGACAATTTGATAGCATTGCTGTTCGTGTATCTGCACACCCGACAGTGCAAACCTTATGTCTCGCTTTTGGTGGTCCAATTACATCAACCAGTGCTAATTTAACGGGGTTAACACCTTGTGTGACTGCTGAGGAAGTGGCTGCACAATTAGAATCTCACCTTGGCGCTATTGTTGATGAGCCCGTTGGTGAACTTTCACAACCGACAACGATCACAGATGCGCTTACTGGCAAGGTTTATCGTTAG
- the purE gene encoding 5-(carboxyamino)imidazole ribonucleotide mutase, with protein MSTQFVAVLMGSDSDLPVMQATLNVLKSFEIQYEVKVTSAHRTPAATHQYVTDAESRGCAVFICAAGLAAHLAGAVAGITTHPVIGVPIDAGPLQGMDALLSTVQMPGGVPVASVAIGSAGAKNAGYLAAQMLAIGNPEMAAKVKAERQANAASIIAKDAALQAKLKAL; from the coding sequence ATGTCTACACAATTTGTTGCAGTATTAATGGGCTCAGATTCAGATTTACCTGTCATGCAGGCTACACTGAATGTGCTTAAATCATTTGAAATCCAGTACGAAGTGAAAGTAACTTCTGCTCACCGTACGCCTGCAGCGACACATCAGTATGTTACTGATGCAGAAAGCCGTGGTTGTGCAGTCTTTATTTGTGCTGCAGGTCTTGCTGCTCACTTAGCTGGTGCAGTTGCTGGTATTACAACGCATCCTGTTATTGGCGTGCCAATTGACGCAGGCCCTTTACAAGGTATGGATGCATTATTATCTACAGTTCAAATGCCTGGTGGTGTACCTGTTGCTTCTGTAGCAATCGGTAGCGCTGGCGCTAAAAATGCGGGTTACCTTGCAGCTCAAATGTTAGCAATTGGTAACCCAGAAATGGCTGCAAAAGTAAAAGCTGAACGTCAAGCAAATGCAGCCAGCATTATTGCTAAAGATGCAGCACTACAAGCTAAACTAAAAGCACTATAA
- the aroE gene encoding shikimate dehydrogenase, whose product MDRYAVFGNPINHSKSPMIHTLFAQQTAQDLSYQAIEAPINGFVTAMNTFFSQGGKGCNITVPFKEDAFSFAKELTARAQLAGAVNTLYLRDDGCVIGDNTDGFGLVHDLLQYTELTNKRILLLGAGGAARGVIGPLLDQGIKELVIANRTDAKAQQLASLFNGKGNINACGFTELNGHFDLIINSTSASLSGAIPAISSTLINTDTICYDMMYKAGMTAFNSWAAEQGAEIVIDGLGMLVGQAAESFKVWRGVTPIMSSVLTELRKTIK is encoded by the coding sequence ATGGATCGTTATGCCGTATTTGGTAATCCAATTAACCACAGTAAATCACCGATGATTCATACTTTGTTTGCTCAGCAAACTGCGCAGGATCTTAGTTATCAGGCAATTGAAGCGCCAATTAATGGCTTTGTTACTGCAATGAATACGTTTTTCTCTCAGGGAGGGAAGGGTTGTAATATTACCGTGCCTTTTAAAGAGGATGCTTTTTCATTTGCTAAGGAATTAACAGCAAGAGCACAGCTTGCTGGTGCGGTTAATACGCTTTATCTTCGTGATGATGGCTGTGTTATTGGTGATAATACAGATGGTTTTGGTCTTGTTCATGATTTATTACAATATACAGAATTAACGAATAAACGCATTTTATTACTTGGTGCAGGTGGTGCTGCACGTGGGGTAATAGGACCATTATTAGATCAAGGTATAAAAGAACTTGTTATTGCAAACCGTACTGATGCAAAAGCACAGCAGTTAGCATCATTATTTAATGGTAAAGGTAATATTAACGCATGCGGCTTTACTGAGCTAAATGGCCATTTTGATCTTATTATTAATTCTACGTCTGCGAGTTTGTCTGGTGCTATCCCTGCCATTTCATCTACATTAATTAATACAGATACAATTTGCTATGACATGATGTATAAAGCAGGCATGACAGCTTTCAATTCATGGGCGGCAGAACAAGGTGCTGAAATTGTGATTGACGGTTTGGGCATGTTAGTTGGCCAGGCTGCTGAGAGTTTTAAAGTTTGGCGAGGGGTCACACCTATTATGTCTTCAGTGCTTACTGAATTAAGAAAGACGATCAAATAA
- a CDS encoding DUF494 family protein, with protein sequence MLDILIYLFENFYEQNESEFLVDRDDLLGELIQAGFAEAEIHKAITWIENLVELRNGGVQTHLQVSSVSSMRIYTEAEQFYINTECRGFLLFLEHINVLNIETREMAIARLVELENTNMDLDDIKWIILMVLFNVPNGEKAYLQMEELVQAKTHEYLH encoded by the coding sequence ATGCTAGATATACTTATTTATCTTTTCGAAAACTTTTATGAACAAAATGAATCTGAGTTCTTAGTTGATCGAGATGACTTACTAGGTGAGTTAATTCAGGCTGGTTTTGCTGAAGCTGAAATACATAAAGCGATTACATGGATTGAAAATTTAGTCGAATTACGTAATGGTGGTGTGCAAACTCATCTGCAAGTTTCAAGTGTGAGTTCGATGCGAATTTATACTGAAGCTGAGCAATTTTATATAAATACTGAATGCCGTGGTTTTCTATTATTTTTAGAGCATATTAATGTGCTTAATATTGAAACGAGAGAAATGGCTATTGCACGTTTAGTTGAACTTGAAAACACTAACATGGATCTTGATGACATAAAGTGGATTATTTTGATGGTGTTATTTAATGTTCCAAACGGCGAAAAAGCGTATTTACAGATGGAAGAATTAGTGCAAGCTAAAACTCATGAGTATCTACACTAA
- a CDS encoding phosphoserine transaminase, which yields MIPSNKPLNPNFSSGPCSKRPGYELAQLDISTLGRSHRSNVGKAALQQAIKQTKALLKIPSNYQAAIVPASDTGAMEMMLWSLLGKKPVDVCYWESFGKGWFSDIKNELQLSDVNAITADYGQLPDLTQTSSDHDIIFTWNGTTSGVKVENADWIDSQRSGLTICDATSAVFAMQMDWDKLDVTTFSWQKVLGGEGAHGMIVLSPAAVERLESYTPPWPLPKIFRLTKNGKLIEGIFKGATINTPSMLCVADYLDALNWITEIGGVESAITRSEHNLAILTNFVSQNDWIEFLAEQPECRSNTSVCLRLSLTDDQLKVFCKLLAEQQVAFDINSYKDAPSGLRIWCGATVESHNIELLLPWLTWAYENVKDKN from the coding sequence ATGATCCCAAGTAACAAACCCCTGAATCCAAATTTCTCTTCAGGCCCTTGCAGTAAGCGTCCAGGCTATGAATTAGCACAACTGGATATAAGTACTCTCGGTCGCTCACACCGTTCTAATGTCGGTAAAGCAGCGCTACAACAAGCCATCAAACAAACTAAAGCGCTATTAAAAATTCCCTCTAACTATCAAGCAGCTATTGTGCCAGCATCTGATACTGGCGCAATGGAAATGATGTTATGGTCATTACTTGGGAAAAAACCTGTCGATGTTTGCTACTGGGAATCATTTGGTAAAGGTTGGTTCAGTGATATAAAAAACGAATTACAGCTCAGTGATGTAAATGCAATAACGGCAGATTACGGTCAACTTCCAGATCTAACTCAAACAAGTTCAGATCATGACATCATTTTTACTTGGAATGGTACAACGTCTGGCGTTAAAGTTGAAAATGCAGATTGGATCGACTCTCAACGTAGTGGATTAACCATTTGTGATGCGACATCTGCAGTTTTTGCAATGCAGATGGATTGGGATAAACTCGACGTAACGACATTTAGCTGGCAAAAGGTGCTGGGTGGTGAAGGTGCGCATGGCATGATCGTACTAAGCCCGGCGGCAGTTGAACGCTTAGAGTCTTACACCCCGCCTTGGCCCCTGCCAAAAATTTTCCGCTTAACTAAAAACGGTAAACTTATTGAGGGTATCTTCAAAGGTGCCACGATAAATACCCCGTCGATGTTATGTGTTGCGGATTATTTAGATGCATTAAATTGGATAACAGAAATAGGTGGCGTTGAAAGTGCAATTACGCGTTCTGAACACAATTTAGCTATTTTAACGAACTTTGTCAGTCAAAATGATTGGATTGAGTTCCTTGCCGAGCAACCTGAATGTCGTTCAAATACAAGCGTATGTTTACGCCTATCCCTCACAGATGATCAACTGAAAGTATTTTGTAAACTATTAGCCGAACAGCAAGTGGCTTTCGATATTAACTCATATAAAGATGCACCATCAGGACTTCGTATTTGGTGTGGCGCTACGGTTGAATCACATAATATTGAATTACTATTGCCTTGGCTCACTTGGGCTTATGAGAATGTTAAAGATAAAAACTAA
- a CDS encoding phnA protein yields MAKGLDKHQHRKDELNAFGKNLARRARSHCETCDASGVKLNIFEVAPVPTTPDYDDCILICDTCSEQLNNPKRIDADHWRCLNKSMWSEVAIVQVTAIRMLRVLAEKHEWAADLDEMAYLEPEVEERINKL; encoded by the coding sequence ATGGCTAAAGGCTTAGACAAACATCAGCATAGAAAAGATGAATTAAATGCATTCGGTAAAAACTTAGCACGACGTGCTCGTTCGCATTGTGAAACATGTGACGCTTCAGGTGTGAAACTCAATATTTTTGAAGTTGCACCGGTCCCGACAACTCCGGATTATGATGATTGTATTTTGATTTGTGATACTTGCAGTGAACAGCTTAATAATCCAAAACGTATTGATGCTGACCATTGGCGTTGTTTGAATAAATCAATGTGGTCTGAAGTTGCTATCGTGCAAGTTACGGCTATTCGCATGCTACGCGTATTGGCTGAAAAGCATGAATGGGCCGCAGACCTTGATGAAATGGCTTACTTAGAACCGGAAGTTGAAGAGCGTATTAACAAGCTGTAA
- the dprA gene encoding DNA-processing protein DprA, translating into MMVNEQDKYWLALYDVPKIGGSRALKLLQKTSLTTLFTSSAQYLQSLGLDAAQQQAILNPDWSTIDHSLNWLSISEDRYLIPITSQHYPLALKNIASPPLLLYLEGNIKLLSKPQIAMVGTRNPSYYGKRHAHQLSAELVLQGLVVTSGLAIGIDSECHRSVLESKGETIAVLGTGLANIYPKRHQKLAQQIREQGALVSEFSPFTQARPENFPRRNRIVSGLSLGVIVIEAALKSGSLISARYALEQGREVFAVPGAIDNPMAAGCHYLIQQGAKLITQTSDITDELTYINVSTKFEQTDLFSSDPETVSLPNQIILDSVGYEVTTADFIAERSQQPVSQVLTSLIELELDNWVSVVPGGYVRSQRRR; encoded by the coding sequence ATGATGGTTAATGAGCAAGATAAATATTGGTTAGCGCTATACGACGTACCTAAGATTGGAGGGAGTAGGGCGCTAAAGTTATTGCAAAAAACATCGTTAACTACATTATTTACCAGCTCTGCGCAGTATCTACAATCTCTTGGTTTGGATGCCGCGCAGCAGCAAGCTATTCTCAATCCCGATTGGTCGACTATCGATCACTCTCTTAACTGGCTTTCAATCAGTGAAGATCGTTATTTAATTCCTATCACTTCTCAGCATTATCCCTTGGCATTAAAAAATATCGCATCACCCCCTTTGTTGTTATATCTCGAAGGGAACATTAAGCTCTTATCCAAGCCTCAAATTGCGATGGTTGGCACCCGAAATCCGAGTTATTACGGTAAGCGACATGCACATCAGCTTTCTGCTGAATTAGTATTACAGGGATTGGTTGTGACGAGTGGCCTCGCAATTGGTATTGATAGCGAATGCCATCGTAGTGTATTAGAAAGCAAAGGGGAGACTATTGCTGTTCTAGGTACTGGATTAGCGAATATTTACCCTAAGCGTCATCAAAAATTAGCACAACAGATCCGAGAGCAAGGTGCTTTAGTTTCTGAATTTAGTCCTTTTACACAAGCGAGGCCCGAGAACTTCCCTCGTCGTAACCGTATTGTTAGCGGGCTGTCTCTTGGGGTGATAGTTATTGAAGCTGCGTTAAAGAGTGGTTCGTTGATTTCGGCCCGTTATGCACTAGAACAAGGACGAGAGGTGTTTGCAGTGCCGGGCGCGATAGATAATCCCATGGCTGCGGGTTGTCACTATTTGATCCAACAAGGTGCAAAACTCATTACTCAAACAAGTGATATAACTGATGAACTCACATATATAAATGTAAGTACGAAATTTGAGCAAACAGACCTGTTCAGCTCTGATCCCGAAACTGTTTCATTGCCAAATCAAATTATCTTAGATAGTGTCGGTTATGAGGTAACGACAGCAGATTTCATTGCTGAGCGCAGCCAACAACCTGTTAGCCAAGTATTAACGAGTTTAATTGAACTCGAACTTGATAATTGGGTGAGTGTTGTGCCCGGCGGCTATGTGAGATCGCAACGGAGGCGCTAA
- a CDS encoding NAD(P)/FAD-dependent oxidoreductase, translating to MSQSCDVIVIGAGAAGLMCAASAGYRGRSVLVLDNAKKAGRKVLISGGGRCNFTNNALSTDAFICANPHFVKSALSRYTAWNFIDMVERHGVAYHEREHGQLFCDDSAKDIVDMLHTECDWAGVKIQLRTEILSIEKADDERFHLETSQGALNCESLVVATGGLSMPKLGATPFGYKIAEQFGLKVNPTKAGLVPFTLQQHDKDKYADLSGVSLPVNITTESGVSFKEALLFTHRGLSGPSVLQVSSYWNPGEAVSINLLPDADIIETLAGMTESSPNQALKTSLGRLLPKRLVEIFYADDLLPECTLKQLQHKDLNDISTLLHSWKVKPNGTEGYRTAEVTLGGVDTDELSSKTMEAKKAAGLYFIGEVMDVSGWLGGYNFQWAWSSGWSCGQFT from the coding sequence ATGAGCCAAAGTTGTGATGTGATTGTAATTGGTGCTGGCGCAGCAGGATTGATGTGTGCAGCAAGTGCTGGTTACCGAGGTCGCTCTGTATTGGTTCTCGATAATGCCAAGAAAGCAGGTCGTAAAGTATTAATTAGTGGTGGTGGTCGTTGTAACTTTACCAACAACGCGCTATCTACAGATGCTTTTATTTGTGCAAATCCACATTTTGTTAAATCTGCATTAAGCCGTTATACAGCGTGGAATTTCATTGATATGGTTGAACGCCATGGCGTCGCTTATCATGAGCGTGAACATGGGCAGTTATTCTGTGATGATTCAGCAAAAGACATCGTTGATATGTTACATACAGAATGTGATTGGGCTGGCGTTAAGATTCAATTACGTACTGAAATTTTATCTATTGAAAAAGCGGATGATGAACGTTTTCATCTTGAAACGAGTCAAGGGGCATTAAATTGTGAGTCATTAGTTGTCGCAACTGGTGGTTTATCTATGCCTAAATTGGGTGCAACCCCTTTTGGATATAAGATCGCGGAGCAGTTCGGTTTAAAAGTAAATCCGACTAAAGCTGGCCTCGTTCCTTTTACTTTACAGCAGCATGATAAAGATAAATATGCTGATCTGTCAGGTGTTAGTTTACCTGTAAATATCACGACAGAATCAGGTGTTAGCTTTAAAGAGGCGCTATTATTTACCCATCGAGGCTTATCCGGTCCTTCAGTATTACAAGTATCTTCGTATTGGAATCCAGGTGAAGCGGTTAGCATTAACTTGTTACCTGATGCTGATATTATTGAAACCTTAGCAGGCATGACTGAATCAAGTCCAAATCAAGCATTAAAAACATCCTTAGGGCGTTTATTACCGAAACGACTTGTTGAGATATTTTATGCCGATGATTTGTTACCTGAATGCACGCTTAAACAATTACAGCATAAAGATCTTAATGATATATCAACGCTATTACATAGCTGGAAAGTAAAGCCGAATGGTACCGAAGGCTATAGAACAGCTGAAGTTACTCTAGGCGGTGTCGATACTGATGAACTTTCGTCAAAAACGATGGAAGCTAAAAAAGCAGCAGGCTTATACTTTATTGGTGAAGTTATGGACGTAAGTGGTTGGTTAGGTGGTTATAATTTCCAGTGGGCTTGGTCTTCAGGCTGGAGTTGCGGACAGTTTACATAG
- a CDS encoding LysM peptidoglycan-binding domain-containing protein yields MSIKRRLIFALAAILPFLAHADSLNLKNQYPTEYIVKEGDTLWDISSKYLQSPWLWPQLWDANPALDDPHLIYPGDKLQLIFVDGQPRLVRNHVRKRILKVSPKARPELKGSRAIPTIPLKLINSFLSRDYVAADDKLKLAPVILGNNDGNTTFLVGHSIFASSSLKPGQYGIYRRGRTYMDPVTKEKLGNEVEFIAIARVVNTGTETVPAKLLILKSTKEARKGDRLLPMPEQDRLPVYFQPRNFQLASDGVIVAADEKYSAIGKNDVVIINRGWRDSVGAGDVFSVLKRGKTIIRNEQDLDFNYDDQVNQYDKLFGSKNELQLPDERIGEMMVFKVYDKVSLALITHSSQVIKLNDKVSNL; encoded by the coding sequence ATGTCCATAAAACGTCGTTTGATCTTTGCTTTGGCTGCTATTTTACCTTTTTTAGCGCATGCTGATAGCTTAAACTTAAAAAATCAATACCCCACTGAATATATCGTTAAAGAAGGTGATACCCTTTGGGATATATCGAGTAAATACTTACAAAGCCCGTGGTTATGGCCACAATTGTGGGATGCTAATCCAGCATTAGATGATCCGCATCTTATCTATCCCGGCGATAAACTACAATTGATCTTTGTCGATGGGCAGCCACGCTTAGTACGTAATCATGTACGTAAACGTATATTAAAAGTCTCTCCCAAAGCACGGCCTGAGTTAAAAGGGAGTCGTGCTATCCCAACTATACCGCTTAAACTGATCAATTCTTTTTTAAGCCGTGATTATGTAGCCGCCGATGATAAATTAAAATTGGCCCCTGTGATCTTAGGCAATAATGATGGCAATACCACATTCCTTGTTGGTCATAGTATTTTTGCTTCAAGCTCTTTAAAGCCTGGTCAATACGGTATTTATCGTCGTGGTCGTACTTATATGGATCCGGTGACGAAAGAAAAACTGGGTAATGAAGTCGAATTCATCGCTATTGCACGTGTTGTCAATACTGGCACTGAGACGGTTCCAGCAAAATTATTAATTTTAAAAAGTACAAAAGAAGCGCGTAAAGGTGATCGATTATTACCAATGCCGGAACAAGACCGATTACCGGTTTATTTTCAACCGCGTAATTTTCAGCTGGCAAGTGATGGTGTGATTGTTGCCGCCGATGAAAAATACAGTGCGATTGGCAAAAATGATGTGGTGATCATTAACCGTGGTTGGCGTGATAGTGTTGGTGCTGGTGATGTATTCTCAGTATTAAAGCGTGGTAAAACGATTATTCGCAATGAACAAGATCTGGATTTTAATTACGACGATCAAGTTAACCAGTACGATAAGCTATTTGGTAGCAAAAATGAGTTACAGCTCCCAGATGAACGGATCGGAGAAATGATGGTGTTCAAAGTTTATGACAAAGTAAGCCTTGCGCTTATCACACACAGCTCACAAGTGATTAAACTTAACGATAAGGTAAGTAATTTATGA